Genomic DNA from Candidatus Sulfurimonas marisnigri:
AATCTGGCATATGCGTTTTAGCTCTGTACCCGAAGATATCATAGACACCCGCTAAGTTAAAGCCTTTGCCATCCTCGCCAATATACACATTTTCATTTTCAAGGACTCGTATACCTATAGATTTCACTCTGTCGATGATTTTTGTAATATTGTGAAAATATTCATGGTTCCCTACAATGAAAAAAGTTCCATATTTTGAGTTTAAAGATTTTAGTTCTTGTAGAGTATCTTTTGCATGGTCTATGTCTATATCTATTAAATCTCCTGTTATCACTACAATATCTGGCTTCAGAGCATTTACTCTTTTTACTATGTCTTTGATAAATTTTGCATTGATAAGGCCGCTTATATGTATGTCGCTAAGTTGAACTATTTTATATGGGCGTTTTAAATCTTTGATTTTTATTGTAACACGCTCTAGTTTTACAAATCTTGCTTCATATATTGACCTTAGAGTAAGAGTTGTTGCAACTGTAAGTGATGATATATCGAGTGATTTTTTAAAAAACTTTCTTCTTGACTCCGAGATTGGTGCAAATGAGAGCAAGACCCTAGAGATGTCATAAATAATAGTTGTACAAAAAAGCAAAAAAAGTATCCCGATAGGGAGCGAGAGCATAAAGTATAACCAGTTTGGAATGTTTAAATAATATCTGCCGGACATGTAGCCAATAATTCCCAAAAGGTTTATAATAAGAAAAATACGCAAGTAGCGTTTAGTAGTTGTTTTTATATCTAGCTTTGCAATAAGCCGCTTAGATATATACATGTTAAGAAGAATAAAAACACCAAAGAAGGCAGTGAAAAATAGTATAGGATTCATAAGTTGAAGTATATCAAAGATAATGGTATGATTGTATAAAAAAGATTTTTAGAAATGAATAGTTGTAAAATATGCGCAAGTGACACAGTTGCTATAACTGATGAGAAGAGTAAAAAGATATATCACAAATGTTCTACATGTAGATATATATTTTTAAATGAGCAGTTTTATATAGATGAAGAGCATGAAAAAAAACACTACGATAAACACCACAATAACTTTGAATCATTAGGGTATGTCAAGATGTTCGATGATTTAATTGATGATTTTGTAGAACCACATTTGCAAAATATAGAGAGTGCATTAGACTTTGGGTGTGGTGAGGGCGAAGTTTTACCTATACTTTTAGAGCGTAGAGGTATTTCATGTGACAGATATGATCTTTTTTATTTTCCAAAAAAAATATATGAAGATAAAAAGTACAGCTTAATCTGCTCTACCGAGGTGTTTGAACACTTGCAAAATCCGCTTGATATGTTGAAAAAGCT
This window encodes:
- a CDS encoding metallophosphoesterase — protein: MNPILFFTAFFGVFILLNMYISKRLIAKLDIKTTTKRYLRIFLIINLLGIIGYMSGRYYLNIPNWLYFMLSLPIGILFLLFCTTIIYDISRVLLSFAPISESRRKFFKKSLDISSLTVATTLTLRSIYEARFVKLERVTIKIKDLKRPYKIVQLSDIHISGLINAKFIKDIVKRVNALKPDIVVITGDLIDIDIDHAKDTLQELKSLNSKYGTFFIVGNHEYFHNITKIIDRVKSIGIRVLENENVYIGEDGKGFNLAGVYDIFGYRAKTHMPDLQKALLAKKDSPTILLAHQPRYIEEVKDGVDLVLSGHTHGGQLYPFRLLVKLQQPYISGLHQHNDKLQIYVNKGTGFWGPPMRLGASSEITEILIEAEI
- a CDS encoding class I SAM-dependent methyltransferase — protein: MNSCKICASDTVAITDEKSKKIYHKCSTCRYIFLNEQFYIDEEHEKKHYDKHHNNFESLGYVKMFDDLIDDFVEPHLQNIESALDFGCGEGEVLPILLERRGISCDRYDLFYFPKKIYEDKKYSLICSTEVFEHLQNPLDMLKKLLLHVEKNGYLLIMSAFHPNNDEKFLKWWYIRDITHIGFFDISTFEYLAKELNLKIIKHNSKNTIILQKI